In a single window of the Bacillus clarus genome:
- the typA gene encoding translational GTPase TypA, whose amino-acid sequence MLKKRQDLRNIAIIAHVDHGKTTLVDQLLRQAGTFRANEHVEERAMDSNDLERERGITILAKNTAIHYEDKRINILDTPGHADFGGEVERIMKMVDGVLLVVDAYEGCMPQTRFVLKKALEQNLTPIVVVNKIDRDFARPDEVVDEVIDLFIELGANEDQLEFPVVFASAMNGTASLDSNPANQEENMKSLFDTIIEHIPAPVDNSEEPLQFQVALLDYNDYVGRIGVGRVFRGTMKVGQQVALMKVDGSVKQFRVTKLFGYIGLKRQEIEEAKAGDLVAVSGMEDINVGETVCPVEHQEALPLLRIDEPTLQMTFLVNNSPFAGREGKYITSRKIEERLRSQLETDVSLRVDNTESPDAWIVSGRGELHLSILIENMRREGYELQVSKPEVIIKEVDGVRCEPVERVQIDVPEEYTGSIMESMGARKGEMLDMVNNGNGQVRLTFMVPARGLIGYTTEFLTLTRGYGILNHTFDCYQPVHAGQVGGRRQGVLVSLETGKASQYGIMQVEDRGVIFVEPGTEVYAGMIVGEHTRENDLTVNVVKMKQQTNIRSATKDQTSTMKKPRLMTLEESLEYLNDDEFCEVTPESIRLRKKILDKSERERAAKKKKSVEA is encoded by the coding sequence ATGTTGAAAAAACGACAAGATTTACGTAATATAGCAATTATTGCCCACGTTGACCATGGTAAAACAACACTTGTTGACCAGTTATTACGTCAAGCGGGGACGTTCCGTGCGAATGAACACGTTGAAGAACGCGCAATGGACTCAAATGATCTAGAAAGAGAGCGCGGTATTACAATTTTAGCGAAGAATACTGCGATTCACTATGAAGATAAAAGAATTAACATTTTAGATACACCTGGTCACGCTGACTTCGGTGGAGAAGTAGAACGTATCATGAAAATGGTTGATGGTGTTCTACTTGTCGTTGATGCATACGAAGGGTGTATGCCACAAACACGATTCGTTTTAAAGAAAGCACTTGAGCAAAATTTAACTCCAATCGTTGTTGTAAACAAAATTGACCGTGACTTTGCTCGCCCAGATGAAGTAGTTGATGAAGTAATTGATTTATTCATTGAACTTGGTGCAAATGAAGATCAATTAGAATTCCCTGTTGTATTCGCATCAGCAATGAACGGGACGGCAAGCTTAGATTCAAATCCAGCAAACCAAGAAGAGAATATGAAATCATTGTTTGACACAATCATTGAACATATTCCAGCACCAGTTGATAACAGCGAAGAGCCACTTCAATTCCAAGTAGCACTTCTTGATTACAATGACTATGTTGGTCGTATTGGGGTTGGACGTGTATTCCGCGGTACAATGAAGGTAGGACAACAAGTTGCATTAATGAAAGTTGACGGAAGTGTAAAACAATTCCGTGTAACGAAATTATTTGGTTACATCGGATTAAAACGTCAAGAAATTGAAGAAGCAAAAGCAGGAGATTTAGTAGCTGTTTCAGGTATGGAAGATATTAACGTAGGTGAAACGGTATGTCCGGTTGAACATCAAGAGGCTTTACCATTATTACGTATTGATGAGCCAACACTACAAATGACATTCCTTGTAAATAACAGCCCATTTGCAGGTCGTGAAGGTAAATATATTACATCTCGTAAAATTGAAGAGCGTCTTCGTTCACAGTTAGAAACAGATGTAAGTTTACGTGTAGATAATACAGAATCTCCTGATGCATGGATTGTATCTGGACGTGGAGAATTACACTTATCAATCTTAATTGAGAACATGCGTCGTGAAGGATATGAATTACAAGTATCTAAACCAGAAGTAATCATTAAAGAGGTTGACGGCGTAAGATGTGAACCTGTAGAGCGTGTACAAATTGATGTGCCAGAAGAATATACTGGTTCTATTATGGAATCAATGGGTGCGCGTAAAGGTGAAATGTTAGACATGGTGAATAACGGAAACGGTCAAGTTCGTCTTACGTTCATGGTTCCGGCACGTGGTCTAATTGGTTACACAACAGAGTTCTTAACGTTAACACGTGGTTACGGTATTTTAAACCATACATTCGATTGTTACCAACCAGTTCATGCTGGACAAGTTGGTGGACGTCGCCAAGGGGTTCTAGTTTCATTAGAAACAGGAAAAGCATCACAATACGGTATTATGCAAGTTGAAGACCGTGGTGTAATCTTCGTTGAACCGGGTACAGAAGTATATGCTGGTATGATCGTTGGAGAACATACACGCGAGAATGATTTAACAGTTAACGTTGTAAAAATGAAACAACAAACGAACATTCGTTCTGCAACGAAAGATCAAACTTCAACAATGAAAAAACCACGTCTAATGACTTTAGAAGAGTCTTTAGAGTATTTAAATGATGATGAGTTCTGTGAAGTAACACCAGAATCAATCCGTCTTCGTAAAAAGATTCTTGATAAGAGTGAGCGCGAAAGAGCTGCTAAGAAAAAGAAATCTGTAGAAGCATAA
- a CDS encoding DUF5325 family protein — protein MEHIQYRFLLTAIIGVIFLIGIGIMIAENSPVGIIICIIGTFVAVGYGFVTKRKMRKSQ, from the coding sequence ATGGAACATATTCAATATCGCTTTTTATTAACAGCTATTATCGGTGTTATTTTCTTAATTGGCATTGGAATTATGATTGCTGAGAATAGTCCAGTCGGCATTATTATTTGCATTATCGGCACATTTGTTGCAGTTGGATACGGATTCGTAACAAAAAGAAAAATGCGCAAATCACAGTAA